A region of the Bacteroidales bacterium genome:
AATAATTATAATTACACTTCTACTTATGATTCCATTTTTTATCAAAATTTAGAACATTCATTAATTATTGAATATAATGATTTCAAATTAGGAAATAATAACTTGTGCAGTTGGATTGGAATGTCAACAGAACAAAAACAATATAAATATTTTAATAAAGATACTTTATTCAATAATTTTAAAGATACTATTTTATATAATATTATCAGTAAAGGTAATATTTCAGCAAATATTCAAGATAAATATGATATTAATTTATCGGGAAAACTATATTTAGCGGGATATAATGCTGATGATTTTCAAGTTAGATTATCAATAAAGAGATTTTTTAATGGTAAAAAAGACACATCGTTTTTCACTTTTAGCAGTGAATATAATATTAAATCTTATGATTTTTTCATAACTAATTTCAGTTCAAATCATTTTAAATGGAATAATAATTTTAATAATACTCCAAGAAATGAAACTATAATTAAGTTATTATATGAAAGACCGTTATGGGATATAAAGCTCGGTATTAACTTAGCATCAATAGATAATTATGTTTTCTTTAGCAGAGATGCAATACCAACATTAAATGATTCTACAATAAATATTTTATCAGGTTATATTAATAAAAATTTTCATGCTGGTAATTTCCATTTTATTAATAAAATTATTTATCAATACTCAGATAATAAATCAAATATTGATTTGCCTGAAATAGTTATTTACAATTCAACTTATTTTAACAGGGATATTAAATTTAAACTTACCGGGGGATTAATAAAATTCCAAATAGGATTTGATGTGTTTTATAATACGGAATATTATGCACCGGCGTATATGCCTGCTACCGGACAATTTTATGTTCAGAATGAAAAATTAATAGGTGATTATCCGTTTGTTGATGTTTTTATAAATTTAAAAATTAAAAGGGCACGCCTTTTCTTTAAAATGGAACATATAAATGAAGGAATATTGGAGAAAGAATATTTTACATCATTACATTATCCTGTGAATGAGCGAGCATTCAAATTTGGAGTTTCATGGGGATTTTATGATTAAAATATTCAATTCAAGTTTCAGGTAATAAGATAATTATTTTTTATTTAAAGGTAATTCAATACCAGCTCCCGATCTCCTGTCTTCATATTTAAGAAGAAAACCAAAAACAAGCCCAACTAATCCAAGAGCTGCAAACATTAGTATTGTATAAGTATAGTCTAAAGCACCTGTATTTCCAACATTTGTTTTATCAAGAATTATACCTGCCAAGATCGGAAATCCCCACAAACCAAGATTCTGAATAGAGTACATTAGTCCATACGCAGAACCTATTTTACTTTCGTCAACAAGTTTTACAACAGTTGGCCACATAGATGCAGGAACTAAAGAAAAAGCAACACCAAGCATAATCATAGGAAGATATGGTGGGAAATATGTTAATGCAAAAGTTAAATGAACTAACAATAAAACAAGAGCGCCCAATATCATAACACTTGCACATTTCCCTTTTTTGTCGATAAAAATACCAATCAAGGGAGTAAAAATCATGGTGCCTAAGGGTAATAATGAAGCAATTCTACCGCTGACTTCAAGTGATGTTCCAAATTTATTCAGGAAAAAATCAGGAGCATAAGCCATAAATGGGAAAGCAGCAGAATAAAATGTAACACATAATATAGCAATATAAATATACGCCCTGTTTGTCAACAGATTTATAATATCTTTAAATTGAAATTTCTCTTTACTATTATCATTTTTATTTTGTTTTTGCTCAAGTTGTTTATCTAATTTTATATCAAATAATATATAAACCATAAATGCTAATAAT
Encoded here:
- a CDS encoding putative porin, yielding MKINIIILNLFFLTNSFISYSFDTDSVKIITDDSVKNVITVWKVSEISENNYFNIDTSINIFQIYNPVYQNSISNVYLGSIGLPCKSVVFFESDYLSEFSFLNSYKAYLFMPENVVYYNVNKPYTNLFYSTGPNKEQTLNLIHTQNVNKYLNFGIKYYSISTEGHLARQITKNNGINIFTSYNSLRYSLHVSYNRNKIKIHENGGIIDDTYLTDSLILNERINNPDQIPVFLENAESYLINKNFNFVHKYRLGKKIATINSDSTKTETFNYKIGIIHKFNFRRDSRLYTDEPDTLNFYQNNYNYTSTYDSIFYQNLEHSLIIEYNDFKLGNNNLCSWIGMSTEQKQYKYFNKDTLFNNFKDTILYNIISKGNISANIQDKYDINLSGKLYLAGYNADDFQVRLSIKRFFNGKKDTSFFTFSSEYNIKSYDFFITNFSSNHFKWNNNFNNTPRNETIIKLLYERPLWDIKLGINLASIDNYVFFSRDAIPTLNDSTINILSGYINKNFHAGNFHFINKIIYQYSDNKSNIDLPEIVIYNSTYFNRDIKFKLTGGLIKFQIGFDVFYNTEYYAPAYMPATGQFYVQNEKLIGDYPFVDVFINLKIKRARLFFKMEHINEGILEKEYFTSLHYPVNERAFKFGVSWGFYD
- a CDS encoding MFS transporter encodes the protein MEQIKKALNESATLRWGILFLVGFILSVNYYFYDAFSSLKDLLTKEFDFTNTHYGLFVSFYSIPNTFLLMAVLGGIILDKIGVRPTGLMFITSMAFGAVLTAYGTTDYYSSGGIGYGIMSSFLPGYSPELKMMLLGRFFYGLGAETSIVVISKILVKWFKGKDLALAFGIKIGFGRLGTFAALNLSPILTDGEAKLGIAIWFAAVLTLIGLLAFMVYILFDIKLDKQLEQKQNKNDNSKEKFQFKDIINLLTNRAYIYIAILCVTFYSAAFPFMAYAPDFFLNKFGTSLEVSGRIASLLPLGTMIFTPLIGIFIDKKGKCASVMILGALVLLLVHLTFALTYFPPYLPMIMLGVAFSLVPASMWPTVVKLVDESKIGSAYGLMYSIQNLGLWGFPILAGIILDKTNVGNTGALDYTYTILMFAALGLVGLVFGFLLKYEDRRSGAGIELPLNKK